gttatcaaatgataatataaatgatacattaagaaaaaaaaaaaaaaaacaagaaaaagaaaaagagGAAGAACAAGATGAACATAAATTGGAAGATCAAATTCAAGATGCtgaattttataaatttcaatttaaaatatcaaCTTATATAGGTTTTATTTATACCTCACCAAAATTAAGTGATCATATAGCAGTCAAGTGTACAttcattaaaaattataatgttattaattataataagaaaaataaaattattattaaattatgtTCTTCACgttttaatattatactCAATTATTTATGTACATCAATTaatcaatatattatgtacTTACCtctatttttaataaatccttctttattttctttaacAACATATACGTTATTAGATCATGTTCATCTATATGATGGTTTGTGTCCAAATATATTGAATACACAACCtcataaaaaaacaaataaaattacaCAGTACTTTaccttaaaaaaaaaaaaataataataataataaatatatatataagtatatgcacatatatatatatatatatatatatatagtacatattaattattttattttattttgtttttattttgattttattttttttcgtcctaatataacatgttttcgtacaaaaatataatataatataatataatataataattatacatattacACACTCTCTTgatctttttatttaattttttcaagAGACTATAGAATATACtcaaatataatattatgatacTATATAGGttgttcatataataataaaataaattatatatatatatatatatatatatatgtatttatttatttatgtatttatttatttatattatgcCATAATGTATTATTCTCTCTATACTTTCACCACAAAGAGCTTACATATATGGAGCTTATACAcacttttatattttaacaCATGACCATAATGgatagaaataaaaaattaaaaatagttattttcttttataaacaTCTTTTTTGACATTCTTCTAAAGAAATcgaaaatataaaaaaattaaaaaaataagaaaaataaaataatatttcattagGAGAATGTATATAATGTCCTTATTATTCAACGGATAAAAgagttatataaaaaaaaaaaaatatatatatatatatatatttatttatttatttaataacCTGAAATTGAATATAACCAATTAATTATTTGTGATATTAACATATTGTTTCaacttttaaaaaattatattttaaccATTCAATACATGCTTGACCATGTTAAAAGTTAATgttttgtaatatatatatatatataatatatattttttttggtatatataaaatatataaaaaagaatacaacagagaaaaaaatataatatacaaaaaaaaaaaataaataagaattaaaaaaaaagaattcatattaaaaaaaaaaaaataaacattaTGATTTTCTATTCATGTGTTGTTTGTTTTattgtttttgtttttcatGTGAAGGCATATTCCAAAAATAAAGTTCTTAAATATGCTAAACCAGGtacaatataaatgaataaatgaatgaataaataaataaataaataaatatgtatatatatatatatatatatatatataattacatgtttattataaaaagtaCTAGATATATAGTTAAACATTTatctataaaaaatgtgtaTGAACTTTTGGTGTAGGTTTTATTACAAATGAAATTGATATAGGGGCATATGCAAAGAGAAGAGGTATggcaaaaaaaaaaaaaaaaaataaaataaaataaataaatacatatatacatatttatatatttatatatacacaaaattattatatttttaggAAAAAGTAGACTAGGTAGTCTACACAACTACGGCTATACTTCTACCAAATCTCTAGATAACCAAATTGAAGAATTACGAGAAAACGTTGTatctaaaaataaaaacgaACCAGAATTTCTTCAAGCGTTTGAAGAAGTATTATCATGTTTAAAGCCAGTGTTTAAAAAAGACAATGTATATATAGGAGTACTAGAAAATATCGCGGAACCAGAAAGGGTAATTCAATTTCGTGTACCTTGGATAAATGATAAAGGAGAGCATAAAATGAATAGAGGTTTTAGAGTACAATATAATTCTGTATTAGGTCCATATAAAGGTGGTTTAAGATTTCATCCAACAGTTAATTTAAGtgttattaaatttttagGTTTCGAACAAATTTTTAAGAATAGTTTAACTACACTTCCAATGGGTGGAGGAAAAGGAGGATCTGATTTTGATCCCAAGGGAAAATCAGAAAAtgaaattttaaaattttgtCAATCATTTATGACAAATTTGTTCAGATATATTGGGCCTAATACTGATGTACCAGCTGGTGATATTGGTGTAGGAGGTAGAGAAATTGGGTACCTATTTGgacaatataaaaaattaaaaaattcatttGAAGGTGTATTAACAGgtaagaatataaaatggGGAGGAAGCAATATTCGAGCTGAAGCTACAGGATATGGTGTTGTTTATTTTGCTgaaaatgttttaaaagatttaaatgataatttagcaaataaaaaatgtcTAGTTAGTGGAAGTGGTAATGTTGCTCAATATTTAGTTGAAAAACTCATTGAAAAAGGTGCAATAGTTTTAACAATGAGTGATAGTAATGGTTATATTCTGGAACCTAATGGATTTACGAAAGAAcaattaaattatattatggatataaaaaataatcaaagATTAAgattaaaagaatatttaaaatattctaAAACTGctaaatattttgaaaatcAAAAACCATGGAATATTCCATGTGATATTGCTTTTCCATGTGCAAcacaaaatgaaattaatgaaaatgatgCTGACTTGTtcatacaaaataaatgCAAAATGGTTGTAGAAGGTGCAAACATGCCAACACATATAAAAGCTTTACAcaaattaaaacaaaataatatcattttatGTCCATCCAAAGCTGCTAATGCTGGAGGGGTAGCTGTAAGTGGGCTAGAAATGAGTCAAAACTCTATGAGGTTGCAATGGACACACCAAGAAACTGATATGAAgttacaaaatattatgaaaagCATTTATGAACAATGTCATAATACATCCAAAATTTACCTGAACGAGTCAGATTTAGTTGCAGGTGCTAATATAGCTGGGTTTTTAAAAGTAGCTGACTCGTTCCTAGAGCAAGGAGGTTTATAAGTATAAAGAGTCAGATTTAGTTGCAGGTGCTAATATAGCTGGATTTTTAAAGGTAGCTGACTCGTTCCTAGAGCAAGGAGGTTTATAAgtataaacatatatatatataataaaataaatacaatcATTTCGATatgtacaaaaaaaaaataccCACATTGACCTTATTCactttaaaataatataaactAAATAAGcacaacatatatatgtaaaaaaattatataaatggttaataattatatattcatatatattttttttcacacatatatatatataataaattcatataactgtttcatattaattattattatatacacaACTTTATGTATTTATCATACAATTTATAggtttatatatatataatattttatttatttaatttctttttatattttaaataaattttttaatatttctattattaatttattttttttgtttataatatataatttattattatctttttttaacaCTATAATTAACATATCAAAAAAAACCCTCTCAATAATTAACATTaacattaataatatatatatatatatattatatatgtatatttaaataccatttttatttattcatttgGAAGACTTTGTaagaatatttatgtaaaaaattattatccagtgtattcttattttccttttgtgcattcaaaaaaaaaaaaaaaaaatgtataaaaataatacataaatcaaaaaaaaattttaaacattatatatatatatatatatatatatatatatatatatatattatactgtatatcatatatatatacatataatatgtagTAAGCTTTCCACATAAATgcgaaaaaaaaaaaaaaaaaaaaaaaaaaaaaaaaaaaacacacataaaaatataataaaaaatggaCCTAATTATCACACATTATACTCGTTTTCCTATATATAGACCAATGTGTATATAAAGTATTATACAttactttttaatatatatatatatatatatatattcgtattttttttatttttatttttttgatattttattacttttaaattcacatataatgaattttttcttattttatttcacgaatattttctttaatatataagatgaaaaaatatgaaacataaacatttattaagtaaaataaggaaataaataaaaaaaaaatatatatttatatatgtgtatatttatatatatatatatatatatatatgtatatataacttacatatatcattatatatataacatcaaaatgtagaaaataaaattttattacGTAAAggtttaaaaatataaaaaataaaattatcattagacttataagaattataatattaaaataaaagtaaaaaaaaaataataaaaataaaaaaataattatatatatatatatatatatttataagtttatattttaatattacttattatatataaaatactATTATAAgtgaatataaaattacTGAAAGGAAATTGAAcagttatatatatatatttatatatatatatatatttatatatatttatatttatttttttatttatggacagaaataattcatatatatcattgtagataataaaattagttttcattattcttacgatttttcattataaataaatttaatttaattcaaataatttttttatttacattcattatattatatatatatatatatatatatgtatacatatgttTACGTAAATGTACACGTCAGTATATTTCTAGCAGTCTGCATAAATGCATGACATTAATTGAAAACTACAACGTTATAcagatatatatataggtGTATTGGAATGAAATTGTTTGTATATGCGCATAAAGacacataaataaaaccaaacaaacatatatatatatatatatatatatatttatttatttatttacttacttatttatttttccaCAACAATCCgcatatttataatatttgtttacatatatatatttttttctcgTATTGTTctatgtaataatatatatctcataaaaaagtaaaagAAAGCACACAcacatgtatatatgtatgtgtgcatatatatatgccCTCGTTGAACTCCTcccacatatatatgtataaatatatatatatatatatatatatatatatttatttatttatatttaaaattttgataaagaagaaaaaggaTGGCAGAAAGCAGTTATAGGGATACACAATTATTCAAACCCAATGGTGtgaatatatttgataGTAATCTTGGTATGAACAACAAAATAAGTGAGAATATAAGCGCAGAAGAATTATTCCAgtcaaaaaatatataccGAGATGTGAAA
This is a stretch of genomic DNA from Plasmodium reichenowi strain SY57 chromosome 14, whole genome shotgun sequence. It encodes these proteins:
- a CDS encoding NADP-specific glutamate dehydrogenase, putative, which translates into the protein MIFYSCVVCFIVFVFHVKAYSKNKVLKYAKPGFITNEIDIGAYAKRRGKSRLGSLHNYGYTSTKSLDNQIEELRENVVSKNKNEPEFLQAFEEVLSCLKPVFKKDNVYIGVLENIAEPERVIQFRVPWINDKGEHKMNRGFRVQYNSVLGPYKGGLRFHPTVNLSVIKFLGFEQIFKNSLTTLPMGGGKGGSDFDPKGKSENEILKFCQSFMTNLFRYIGPNTDVPAGDIGVGGREIGYLFGQYKKLKNSFEGVLTGKNIKWGGSNIRAEATGYGVVYFAENVLKDLNDNLANKKCLVSGSGNVAQYLVEKLIEKGAIVLTMSDSNGYILEPNGFTKEQLNYIMDIKNNQRLRLKEYLKYSKTAKYFENQKPWNIPCDIAFPCATQNEINENDADLFIQNKCKMVVEGANMPTHIKALHKLKQNNIILCPSKAANAGGVAVSGLEMSQNSMRLQWTHQETDMKLQNIMKSIYEQCHNTSKIYLNESDLVAGANIAGFLKVADSFLEQGGL